TAAAGAGTTTCTGAAATTCGCCTTTTGCTGTTTTGAGTGCACGGGTAATCAGATGGGTTGCTTCTTTATAGACCTGGCCTATTGTGCCATCCTGATCTGCCCCGGCAACATTGAAGTAACGGAGAGCAATATATTTGAAGTCTCCTGCTAATGAGAAGTCTTTCAAAATCCTTTCTACAATAAGTTTTGAGGCTCCGTATGGATTAATAGGGTCTAATGGAGCGTCTTCATTCACAGGTATTTTTTCCGGTATTCCATAAACTGCGGCTGTAGAGGAATATATGAGATACTTTATGTTGTTGGCTGCCATCGAATCGAGAAGATTCAAAGTGTTTATCACGTTGTTGCGATAATATTTAAGAGGTTCCCTGACAGATTCTTCGACCTGAATTGATGCTGCAAAGTGTATAACTGCATCCGGTCGGAATGAATTCAAAACACCATCTATTGCTAAGCGGTTATCGAGATCATCTTTTACCAGCCTTCCATAAAGTATTGCCCACTCATGGCCAGTAGAGAGGTTATCAAACACGACAATATCATGACCTGCCTGTCCTAATGCTTTTACAACATGGCTTCCTATATATCCTGCTCCACCAGTCACCAGTATTTTCATAATAGATCCTTATTATATGGACTAACCTGCGGCATACGGGCAGGGTGTTAAAGTTAAAAACAAAAAGTTTTTTGCATCAAGATAACGAGAATTTTCAATAGAAATTAAAACGATGATTCAGCGTTGTTGCATCAAGCTACCTTGTAAAAAACAATCTCCAAAATTCCTTCTTCATGCTCTAAATGTTATTTACGGGGGTGTCAAACCGTTTTGAATAGCAAATCTTACAAGTCCGGGTAGATCATTAATATTCAGCTTTTCCATTATTCGATAACGATATGTGTTAACAGTTCTTATAGATATACACAAAATAGCGGCAATATCTGCGCTTGTTTTTCCTTCTACTACGAGTTGCAGCACTTCTTTTTCACGTATGCTGAGATCAAAGAGCGGGCTATTTTGTGTCATGGAGTTTGCCTTATTAATATAATCTTCCACAAGCTTTTCGGATATCCTTTTTGACAGATATCTATGCCCGCTGTTGACAGCACATATTGCGTTCATAACATCCCTGCTGACATATTCAGCCAATATGCAGCCAGCGACACCGACACGCAATAAACTTATGACCTCTTCATTGGTTGTTTGCATAGCTATAATGATGATTTGAATCGTAGGACAATTCTTTCGAATCGCCCTAATGGTTTCTATCCCGCTTCTGAACTGTCCACTGATATTTAAAATAACAACATCAGGACAATGTTCTGCCAATTGCTGCAATATATCATTCCCGTGTGTAGAATTGCCTACCACAATTAAACCTTCTTTGCTTTCCAAAAGGATCTTCATGCCATCACGAATGATTGTACAGTCATCTATAAGGTAGACTTTGATGTCCATTTTAATCCATATTTATTTGGTTTGATAGGCTACCGCCGTTACAGCTTCTTGAACTGTTCTTCAAAACAATAATTTTTTTCTCCACGTAATACATTGTTTAACGGACTACAAAGTATTGCATAATTATAATAATATGTATGTAGGATTTATTATACATTTTTTGTAGGATTTCCAAATTTTAAGATTTTACTTCATTAAGAGGGGCTAACCCGTTCTGTATAGCGAATTTAACTAGGCCTGGTATATCAAATATCTCCAGTTTTTCCATCATTCGATATCTATATGTGTTTATTGTTTTTGGAGAAAGATGTAGAGCCTCCCCGATTTCAATACTTGACTTACCCTCAACAATAAGCTGCAAAACCTCCCATTCACGTTGACTTAGAACGGACAGTGAATTTTTATCTTCGTCGTTATTATCCTGTTGCGAAACATAACTATCGATGATCTGATCTGATATTGCGTCACTAAAAAAACGTCCCCCTTCATGAACAATGCGGATAGCCTCTATAACATCCTGACCAGCAGATTCTTTCAATACATAACCTTTTGCGCCGGCTTTAACCGCTCGGAAAAGTTTATCAAGACCGGTATGCATTGACAGTATTATAACATGTGTATTATGACAGGTTTCGGTGATGTTTTGTGTCGCTTCTATTCCATTAAGCTCCGGCATTGTAATATCGAGTAGAGCAATATGAGGCTGTATCTTTTTTATCTGGCGTATTGCATCACGTCCGTTCGATGACATACCGACTACCTTAATGTCAGGCTGTGCCTCCAGCAAAAGCTTAAGGCCGTCTCTTACGATTGCATGATCATCCGCAATAAATACATTTATTTCTTTCATTGTCATCGTATCTCTACAATAATATTTGTTCCTTTTCCAGGATTGGATGCAATGCTACATAATCCATTCATAATCTTTGCCCTTTCAATCATACCGGAAATGCCAAAATGCCCTTGTTTTGCTTTATCTGTAAGCAATAAAGGGTCAAAGCCTACTCCATTATCAGCAACAGAGATTCGTATTTTATCTTTATCTTTAGTTATTTCAACCTTTGCAAGCGTTGCTTTAGAATATTTGGCTATATTTGATAATGCCTCCTGAACGATGCGGAATAGTTCAAGTTCCTCAGACGGAGGTATACGTGGCAGATCATCATCAAATATTATTTCTACCGGTATATTTGTCCATGCAGTAAATCTCTCTATGTATTGTTTGACCATTTCAAGAAGACTGGAGTTGTCGGACGATGTTCTTAAAGTGCTAACTATCTCCCGAATAAGTTGGCTGGTTTGTTTTACTAAATCGATGGTTTCATCTATGCGACGTTCAACATTTTGATCCCCGGAAAGACCATGTTGATTCTTTAACATATTAAGATTGATGCCAAGAGCCGTAAGATTTGAGCCGATTTGGTCATGCAATTCACGGGCAAGCTTATTTCTCTCCGTTTCTTTTGCCTCTTTCAATTGTATGCTCATACCTTTTATTTTTTCTCTATAGCGCTCAATATCCTTATTAAGCTGTGTGTTATAAATGGCAGCACTCATTTGTTTACAGATGGAGATTAAAATCCTGTAATCTGATTTATCTAATTTCTGGCTTGAAGGTATAGTAATGTTCATAACCCCCAAAGTCTTATCTTTAGATATTAGTGGTATACAAATATCCTTATGTGAAAATTTGTATTGCGCTTTCTTAGTATGTCGTTCATCGTCCTCGCTATTATTTGAGATGATTATACGACCAAGGCCGGCAGCAAGACCGCATAGACATTCGCCTATTTTTACAGGCTTATCACTGCAACCCCTTTTTATATTTGCACCACGATAATCAGTCAAAACAAGATCATCGGAATCTTTATCAAGCAAGAATATATTAGCCACATAGTTCGGTTTATAAAACTTCAATTTTGTTATCTCGTTAAGCGCATTACGAAAAACATCATCCAGGTCTTCTGATTTATTGATTATATTTGATATTCTTCTAAGTGATGTTAATGCCTTAAGTTGCCGGTCAGTTTCTTGCTGCATTTTGAAGCTCATTACTATTTTATTGCCCATATGAGCCGCAATGATTTTTAAAGTATTCCTGCTATGATAAGGGATCATGTCTTTTGTGTGGGAAGCAACACATAAACATCCCAAAACACCATTACGATTAGTCCGTATTGGAATCATTGACAATGTATTTATTTTTTCCTTTTCACATTCTTCTTTCAGGTAAAAATTTTTATGTTTTGATAATGAAATGAATAACGGCCTTCCTTTCATGATAGAACGCCATAACGTTGAATCAGGCTGGAAAGACCTTATTTTTTTAATCATTTCATTTGATATTCCGGAACAATAAGATAATTTAAGACAATTGTTATCGTCAATATTGAAAATTGCGCCACAATCCATATCGGCTGCCATCATAGCCGCATCAACAGACAATGAGCTTACCTGCTCCAATGTAGTTGTAACTGACAACTTGCATACAAGTTCAAATAAAACATGTTGTTGTATGTGGGCAGGTTCCGTAACTACTATATCTACATTTTCATGCATTGTCCCAAGTTCCCGATCCTTATACCCTCCAATTTGGGTGCATGAGAATCCAAGTCAAAGTTTTCTCACCACAAAAACCCCTTTTGTAGACCTTTTACATTGTAATAATAAGTAGCACAATATATATTTTATTGGAATATTTATCGTATAAATTAATATTAATTTATTATGATAATAATCTGATATTAAATATCATATTATAAGTATAAGACTTTATTATTCAAGCAGAAAAATAAGAAAAAAGCTTAATCTTTTTTGTTCATTTTTAGTTATTTTTTGTTTCATATCTATGCTAACAAACGATTTTCGACACACTCTGGAACATGTCAATGAAAATGAGACACTTTTTCAAAAAATTTAATTCCATCATGATTGTCTGATGCGATAGTCTTTATATCCAAACTTTTTCAACACCTCTATCTTCCCTCTGTCCCTTGTTACTGCAATATCCGGAAGATTAATGCCGTTAAAAGTAGTGTTTTTTACAATGCTATAAAGCGCCATGTCGGTAAAAATAAGCTTATCTCCTCTTTTTAAGGGCTTATCAAAAGAATAATCGCCCATAACATCCCCGGCAAGGCAACTTGGCCCCGCGATTCTGTATGTATATTTCTTTTCATTTGGCAGTGCCGATTTTATTATGTGCGGCCTGTACGGCATTAGCAACACATCAGGCATATGAGCCTCTGCCGATGCGTCTATTATAGCTATTTCCACTCCGTTTTTTACAATATCCAGGACAGAGGAGACCAAGACCCCTGTATTTAAAACACTGGCTTCCCCTGGTTCGAGATATACCTGCACTCCGTATTTTTTCTTGAAGGTATTTATGAGCTTGATGAGACGCTCCAGGTTGTAATCATCACGGGTTATATGATGGCCGCCTCCGAAATTAATCCATTTCAATCCCTTGATGTATGTTCCATAAAGTTTTTCAAAAGATTTCAGCACTCTTTCCAGCACGTCTGAATTTTGCTCGCACAAGGCATGGAAGTGAAGCCCCCTTACCATGTTTGAATACTTCAGGAATTCTTTACTGAATGTATCATGGACTATTCCCAGTCTTGAAAAAGGCGCACAGGGATTATACATATCATTTGTGATCTCAGCATATCCCGGATTAACCCGCAGGCCTATTTCCACGTTTCTTTTTTGGGCTAATTCTCCATACTTTTCAAGTTGATAAAATGAATTGAATATTATGCAGTGGGAATACTTGAGTACCTGCTTGATCTCTCGTTCCTTGTATGCTGCTCCGAAGGTATGTACCTCTTTCCTGAATTCTTCGTAACCGAGCCTTGCTTCATTAAGACCACTGGCGCATGTTCCGTCCATGTATCTGCTCATCATGGGAAAAGTAGCGAAGGTTGCATATGATTTAAGGGCATGAAATATCTTGCAACCTGTGCGGTCCTTTACATATCTCAATATTCGCATGTTTTCTTCCACGAGGGTTTCATCTATGAGATAAACAGGTGTTGCTATTGCACCTGCCGCAATTTCAAGAAATCTTTTTTCTGTTTCTGTAAAAATTCTTTTCTTGGAGTCCTTAATCAGATGTGTCAGAGACCTGATTCCGTCAGCGCTCAGCATTTCAAGCACTTTCTTTCTCATATCATCGGATAAAGCGTTATACAGGCTTGCAGCGGATTTGTCTTTTGCTATGATTACCAGTATTATTTCTTGAATATTCATATTAACAGCCATAGAATAAGTTTCACACCTTGTCGGGAAGCACAGCGTGTTCAACCACCTGCCAGGGAAGACCATATTTATTTAATGCTTCCATGAACGGGTCAGGATCGAGCTGCTCAATATTGTATACTCCAACCCCTTGCCATATTCCTTTGAGCATCATCATTGCCCCGATCATTGCAGGAACGCCTGTCGTATAAGCAATTGCTTGTGTCCCTGTCTCCTTAAATGCCTCTTCATGGTCACAGATGTTATAGATATATCTTGTAACAGTCTCCCCGTTTTTTATACCTGTCATGATATTTCCTATGACAGTTTTTCCTGTGTATTTT
This genomic window from Pseudomonadota bacterium contains:
- a CDS encoding response regulator transcription factor, which codes for MKEINVFIADDHAIVRDGLKLLLEAQPDIKVVGMSSNGRDAIRQIKKIQPHIALLDITMPELNGIEATQNITETCHNTHVIILSMHTGLDKLFRAVKAGAKGYVLKESAGQDVIEAIRIVHEGGRFFSDAISDQIIDSYVSQQDNNDEDKNSLSVLSQREWEVLQLIVEGKSSIEIGEALHLSPKTINTYRYRMMEKLEIFDIPGLVKFAIQNGLAPLNEVKS
- a CDS encoding response regulator transcription factor encodes the protein MDIKVYLIDDCTIIRDGMKILLESKEGLIVVGNSTHGNDILQQLAEHCPDVVILNISGQFRSGIETIRAIRKNCPTIQIIIIAMQTTNEEVISLLRVGVAGCILAEYVSRDVMNAICAVNSGHRYLSKRISEKLVEDYINKANSMTQNSPLFDLSIREKEVLQLVVEGKTSADIAAILCISIRTVNTYRYRIMEKLNINDLPGLVRFAIQNGLTPP
- the galE gene encoding UDP-glucose 4-epimerase GalE; amino-acid sequence: MKILVTGGAGYIGSHVVKALGQAGHDIVVFDNLSTGHEWAILYGRLVKDDLDNRLAIDGVLNSFRPDAVIHFAASIQVEESVREPLKYYRNNVINTLNLLDSMAANNIKYLIYSSTAAVYGIPEKIPVNEDAPLDPINPYGASKLIVERILKDFSLAGDFKYIALRYFNVAGADQDGTIGQVYKEATHLITRALKTAKGEFQKLFIYGTDYPTPDGTCIRDYIHVNDLADAHIRALSYLMDTGRTGQMNCGYGHGFSVNDVVGIAKKITGIDFPVENSPRRAGDPPALVADSSRLRSTTGWAPRHDDLEFIIKTAWDWERKQ
- a CDS encoding GAF domain-containing sensor histidine kinase produces the protein MHENVDIVVTEPAHIQQHVLFELVCKLSVTTTLEQVSSLSVDAAMMAADMDCGAIFNIDDNNCLKLSYCSGISNEMIKKIRSFQPDSTLWRSIMKGRPLFISLSKHKNFYLKEECEKEKINTLSMIPIRTNRNGVLGCLCVASHTKDMIPYHSRNTLKIIAAHMGNKIVMSFKMQQETDRQLKALTSLRRISNIINKSEDLDDVFRNALNEITKLKFYKPNYVANIFLLDKDSDDLVLTDYRGANIKRGCSDKPVKIGECLCGLAAGLGRIIISNNSEDDERHTKKAQYKFSHKDICIPLISKDKTLGVMNITIPSSQKLDKSDYRILISICKQMSAAIYNTQLNKDIERYREKIKGMSIQLKEAKETERNKLARELHDQIGSNLTALGINLNMLKNQHGLSGDQNVERRIDETIDLVKQTSQLIREIVSTLRTSSDNSSLLEMVKQYIERFTAWTNIPVEIIFDDDLPRIPPSEELELFRIVQEALSNIAKYSKATLAKVEITKDKDKIRISVADNGVGFDPLLLTDKAKQGHFGISGMIERAKIMNGLCSIASNPGKGTNIIVEIR
- the nspC gene encoding carboxynorspermidine decarboxylase is translated as MATPVYLIDETLVEENMRILRYVKDRTGCKIFHALKSYATFATFPMMSRYMDGTCASGLNEARLGYEEFRKEVHTFGAAYKEREIKQVLKYSHCIIFNSFYQLEKYGELAQKRNVEIGLRVNPGYAEITNDMYNPCAPFSRLGIVHDTFSKEFLKYSNMVRGLHFHALCEQNSDVLERVLKSFEKLYGTYIKGLKWINFGGGHHITRDDYNLERLIKLINTFKKKYGVQVYLEPGEASVLNTGVLVSSVLDIVKNGVEIAIIDASAEAHMPDVLLMPYRPHIIKSALPNEKKYTYRIAGPSCLAGDVMGDYSFDKPLKRGDKLIFTDMALYSIVKNTTFNGINLPDIAVTRDRGKIEVLKKFGYKDYRIRQS